From the Solanum pennellii chromosome 4, SPENNV200 genome, one window contains:
- the LOC107017640 gene encoding protein SABRE isoform X3 has product MVMTRLQPWMRLHALRKKKMVLRGESTTSERSHSYDHKAFMWTSTISAPEMTVVLYDLNGSPLYHGCSQSSHVFANNISTTGTVVHMEVGEFNLNMSDEYRECLKESLFGVETNMGSLIYIAKVSVDWGKKDMDAPEDGLKYKTVLSVDVTGMGVHLTFRRIGSLMSTALSFKHLLKSFSGSVKKPHNRVTKSSRPSGKGIQLIKFNLEKCSFNVCGEVGLENSVVPDPKRANYGSQGGRIVVSVSVDGTPRTATITPTTPVELTKLKYSLSLDIFHLTLSMNKEKQSTQMELERARSIYQEHLEDSNLPGERVTLLDMQNAKFVRRSGGLKEVAVCSLFSATDISVRWEPDVHIALVELGLHLKLLLHNQKLQELAKGDLKVNGQVNETSMESVPLEKSKKRESIFAIDVEMLNISAEVGDGVEMTVQVQSIFSENARIGVLLEGLMLNLNNARIFRSSRMQVSRIPNASRSAPTSKHEIGTTWDWVIQALDVHICMPYRLELRAIDDSVEEMLRALKLVTAAKIKLLFPNKEEKSKAKETSSSKIGRVRFCIKKLTADIEEQPIQGWLDEHYQLLKKEACEVAVRLNFIDKLISKGGKSRGVAERKDSFEDCKVHFNGEEIDVEDTSAVQKLQEEIYKQSFRSYYQACQTLVQSQGSGACSEGFQGGFKPSTTRSSLFSVSATELDVSLTRIEGGDSGMIEILQKLDPVCRAHSVPFSRLYGSNINLQTGSLVVRIRNYTYPLLAATSGRCEGRVILAQQATCFQPQIHQNVYIGRWRKVRLLRSASGTTPPMKTYSDLPLHFQKAEISYGVGFEPALADISYAFTVAMRRANLSIRNPSPDPPPLKKEKSLPWWDEMRNYIHGNTSLYFSESQWNILASTDPYEKSDKLQIRSGYMELQQSDGRVYCFAKDFKILLSSLESLLKNSNLKCPSGFSSTFIEAPAFSLEVIMEWECDSGNPLNHYLFAFPSEGVPREKVYDPFRSTSLSLRWNLLLRPSLPMHDNQSNLCSVGDQSVLDAAGCGAMKPDSLSVFPTLKLGPHDLAWVLKFWSLNYYPPHKLRSFSRWPRFGIPRFPRSGNLSLDKVMTEFMFRVDATPACVKHMPLDDDDPAKGLTFSMNKLKYELYYGRGKQKYTFESKRDTLDLVYQGLDLHMPKAFINRDDNSSVAKVVNMTRKTSQSASTERSSNDSSTERQRDDGFLLSSDYFTIRRQAPKADPDRLLAWQEAGRRNLEMTYVRSEFENGSESDDHTRSDPSDDDGYNVVIADNCQRIFVYGLKLLWTLENRDAVWSWVGGISKAFESPKPSPSRQYAQRKLLEDSEVIDRTELPQDDNQKSPVSHGASSSSPQHVRPSKAQVEAPSSSEVKVETLPSTSFAKLADIEDNEGEGTRHFMVNVIEPQFNLHSEDANGRFLLAAVSGRVLARSFHSVLSIGYEVIKQALGGGNVPIRESQPEMTWNRMEYSVMLEHVQAHVAPTDVDPGAGLQWLPKIRRSSPKVKRTGALLERVFMPCDMYFRYTRHKGGTADLKVKPLKELSFNSHNITATMTSRQFQVMLDVLTNLLFARLPKPRKVSLSYPAGDDEDVEEEADEVVPDGVEEVELARVNLEQKERVQKLIQDDIRKLSLYNDASGDRNSVKEDDLWIITGGRSILVQKLKIELVNAQKSRKAASASLRMALQKAAQLRLMEKEKNKSPSCAMRISLQINKVVWSMLVDGKSFAEAEINDMIYDFDRDYKDVGVAKFTTKYFVVRNCLPNAKSDMLLSAWNAPAEWGKKVMLRVDAKQGAPKDGNYPLELFQVEIYPLKIHLTETMYRMMWEYFFPEEEQDSQRRQEVWKFSTTAGSRRARKGASIQEAPMSSTHLTKDPQVSTKSSNSALPVTSANQLSSSADSSQVSKLQNLKANIVCGSTPELRRTSSFDRILEEKVAESVADELMLQMHSSSATSSTSGPFAGIEQPDEGNRNKSKESKLIKSGRSSHEEKKVGKAQDEKKSRPRRMREFHNIKISQVELLVTYEGLRFAVSDLRLLMDTFHRVEFTGTWRRLFSRVKKHIIWGVLKSVTGMQGKKFKDKAHSHKETCAPGVPDIDLNLSDSDGGSAGKSEQNPLSWPKRPAEGAGDGFVTSIKGLFNSQRRKAKAFVLRTMRGEAENEITGDWSESEGDFSPFARQLTITKAKKLIRRHTKKFRSRGPKGLSSQQRESLPSSPRETTPFESDSSSESSPYEDFHE; this is encoded by the exons ATGGTGATGACTAGATTACAACCGTGGATGCGCCTTCATGctttgagaaaaaagaaaatggttCTTCGAGGAGAAAGTACTACTTCTGAAAGATCTCACTCATATGATCATAAAGCATTCATGTGGACCTCAACTATTTCAGCCCCAGAAATGACTGTAGTGCTCTATGATTTGAATGGCTCTCCACTCTATCAT GGTTGTTCACAGTCATCACATGTCTTTGCCAATAATATATCTACTACAGGCACAGTGGTGCACATGGAGGTTGGTGAATTTAATCTGAACATGTCAGATGAGTACCGAGAATGCTTAAAGGAGAGTCTCTTTGGGGTTGAAACAAACATGGGTTCActtatttatatagcaaaaGTCAGTGTTGACTGGGGAAAGAAAGATATGGATGCACCTGAAGATGGTCTCAAGTATAAAACAGTTCTCTCTGTTGATGTTACCGGGATGGGTGTTCACTTAACCTTCAGGCGGATTGGGTCTCTTATGTCTACAGCTTTGTCTTTCAAGCACTTACTGAAGAGTTTTTCTGGTTCTGTTAAGAAACCTCACAACCGGGTGACAAAATCGTCCAGGCCATCTGGGAAAGGGATTCAGCTCATCAAATTCAATCTAGAAAAATGCTCTTTTAATGTTTGTGGAGAAGTGGGTTTGGAAAATTCTGTTGTTCCAGATCCCAAACGTGCCAATTATGGATCTCAGGGAGGTCGAATTGTAGTTAGTGTTTCAGTTGATGGTACACCTCGCACTGCAACTATTACACCTACAACTCCAGTTGAACTTACAAAACTCAAGTATTCTCTGTCCCTTGATATTTTCCACCTAACTCTATCCATGAACAAGGAGAAACAATCCACACAAATGGAGCTTGAAAGAGCGAGATCAATCTATCAAGAACATTTGGAAGACAGTAACCTCCCTGGAGAAAGAGTTACATTGCTTGACATGCAGAATGCAAAGTTTGTGAGGCGATCTGGTGGTCTTAAAGAGGTTGCAGTGTGCTCTCTCTTTAGTGCTACTGATATATCAGTCAGATGGGAGCCTGATGTGCATATAGCTTTGGTTGAACTTGGGCTGCACTTAAAATTACTTCTGCACAATCAGAAGCTTCAGGAACTTGCTAAAGGCGACCTTAAAGTAAATGGGCAGGTAAATGAGACGTCGATGGAGTCAGTACCACTGGAGAAAAGCAAGAAAAGAGAATCCATCTTTGCTATTGATGTGGAAATGCTTAATATATCTGCAGAAGTTGGGGATGGTGTTGAGATGACTGTCCAGGTGCAGTCAATCTTTTCTGAAAATGCACGGATCGGTGTGCTTCTAGAAGGTTTAATGCTCAACCTTAATAATGCAAGAATATTTAGAAGTAGCAGAATGCAAGTCTCTCGTATTCCAAATGCTTCTAGAAGTGCACCAACTTCAAAACATGAGATAGGCACAACATGGGATTGGGTTATTCAAGCCCTTGATGTCCACATATGCATGCCATACAGGTTGGAATTGCGGGCCATCGATGATTCTGTTGAGGAAATGCTTCGAGCTTTAAAGCTTGTTACTGCtgcaaaaataaaacttttgtttCCCAATAAGGAAGAGAAATCAAAAGCTAAAGAGACCAGTTCATCGAAAATTGGACGAGTTAGATTTTGCATAAAGAAACTCACTGCTGATATTGAAGAACAACCTATACAGGGATGGCTTGACGAACATTATCAGCTGTTGAAGAAGGAGGCTTGTGAAGTAGCTGTCAGATTAAACTTTATTGATAAGCTTATTTCAAAAGGTGGAAAATCTCGTGGTGTTGCAGAAAGAAAGGATTCTTTTGAAGATTGTAAAGTCCATTTCAATGGAGAAGAGATTGATGTGGAGGACACTTCAGCCGTTCAGAAACTGCAAGAGGAGATCTATAAGCAGTCATTCAGGTCATATTACCAGGCATGCCAAACTCTTGTGCAATCACAAGGATCAGGGGCTTGTAGTGAAGGGTTTCAAGGGGGTTTCAAGCCTAGCACTACCAGGAGTTCTCTCTTTTCGGTTTCTGCTACTGAGTTGGATGTAAGTTTGACAAGAATTGAAGGAGGTGATTCTGGGATGATAGAGATTCTGCAAAAGCTTGATCCAGTATGTCGTGCACATAGCGTCCCATTTTCACGATTATATGGTAGTAATATCAATTTGCAGACGGGTTCCCTTGTTGTTCGGATAAGAAATTATACATATCCACTTCTTGCTGCAACTTCGGGAAGATGTGAAGGACGTGTTATACTGGCTCAGCAG GCAACTTGTTTTCAGCCCCAAATCCACCAAAATGTATACATTGGGAGATGGAGGAAGGTCCGTTTGCTCCGTTCTGCTAGTGGGACAACTCCACCAATGAAAACATACTCTGATTTGCCCTTACATTTTCAGAAAGCAGAAATTTCCTACGGAGTGGGTTTTGAACCAGCTCTTGCTGATATTAGCTATGCTTTCACAGTGGCCATGCGTAGGGCCAATTTGAGCATAAGAAATCCAAGTCCAGACCCTCCTCcactgaaaaaagaaaagagcttGCCATGGTGGGATGAAATGAGAAACTATATTCATGGAAATACCTCCTTATATTTTTCCGAGTCCCAATGGAATATTCTTGCCAGTACTGATCCTTATGAAAAGTCTGACAAGCTTCAGATAAGATCTGGGTATATGGAACTCCAGCAGTCAGATGGTCGTGTTTATTGTTTTGCAAAGGACTTCAAGATTCTACTGAGCAGCTTGGAGAGCTTGTTGAAGAACTCTAATTTGAAGTGCCCCTCTGGATTTTCCTCTACTTTCATAGAGGCCCCGGCCTTTAGTCTTGAAGTGATAATGGAGTGGGAATGTGATTCTGGAAATCCTTTAAACCATTATTTATTTGCATTTCCCAGTGAAGGAGTGCCCCGTGAAAAAGTTTATGACCCGTTTAGATCAACTTCTCTGTCACTAAGGTGGAATCTTCTGCTTAGGCCATCTCTTCCTATGCATGATAATCAGTCAAACTTATGTTCTGTGGGTGATCAAAGTGTCTTGGATGCAGCTGGCTGTGGTGCAATGAAGCCTGACAGCTTGTCAGTTTTCCCAACACTGAAACTTGGTCCTCATGATTTGGCATGGGTACTGAAATTTTGGAGCTTAAATTATTATCCGCCTCACAAATTGCGGTCTTTTTCTAGGTGGCCACGTTTCGGAATTCCAAGATTTCCTAGATCTGGCAACCTGTCATTAGATAAGGTGATGACAGAATTTATGTTCAGAGTTGATGCAACACCAGCATGCGTAAAGCATATGCCTTTAGACGATGATGACCCAGCTAAGGGGCTGACATTTTCTAtgaataagttaaaatatgaaCTTTATTATGGCAGGGGAAAGCAAAAATACACTTTTGAGAGCAAACGTGACACTCTTGATCTTGTATACCAGGGTCTTGACCTCCACATGCCTAAGGCATTTATAAATAGAGATGATAATAGCAGTGTTGCAAAAGTAGTTAACATGACTAGGAAAACATCACAATCTGCATCAACAGAAAGGTCTTCTAATGACAGCAGCACGGAGAGACAGCGTGATGatggttttcttttatcatcTGATTACTTCACAATCAGGAGGCAAGCCCCAAAAGCTGATCCAGATAGGTTGTTGGCGTGGCAAGAAGCTGGTAGGAGAAATCTCGAGATGACATATGTGAGATCTGAGTTTGAAAATGGGAGTGAAAGTGATGACCATACAAGATCTGACCCAAGTGATGATGATGGGTATAATGTCGTGATCGCTGATAATTGTCAGCGAATCTTTGTCTATGGTCTTAAGCTTTTGTGGACACTTGAGAATAGGGATGCAGTTTGGTCCTGGGTAGGTGGAATATCTAAAGCTTTTGAATCTCCAAAACCATCTCCTTCTAGGCAATATGCCCAAAGAAAGTTGCTGGAGGATAGTGAGGTAATTGATAGAACTGAACTACCTCAAGATGATAACCAGAAGTCTCCAGTTAGTCATGGTGCCAGTTCCTCTTCTCCACAACATGTCAGGCCATCAAAAGCACAAGTAGAAGCACCTTCATCAAGTGAAGTTAAAGTAGAAACTCTTCCATCTACTTCCTTTG CAAAGCTTGCCGACATCGAAGACAATGAGGGGGAGGGCACTCGCCATTTCATGGTCAATGTCATTGAACCACAATTCAATCTTCACTCAGAAGATGCAAAT GGTAGATTTCTGTTGGCGGCTGTGAGTGGCCGTGTGTTGGCTCGTTCATTCCATTCAGTTCTATCCATTGGCTATGAAGTGATTAAACAAGCTCTGGGTGGAGGAAATGTTCCAATTCGTGAATCTCAACCTGAAATGACATGGAACCGCATGGAGTACTCTGTGATGTTAGAACATGTACAGGCACATGTTGCCCCAACTGACGTAGATCCAGGGGCTGGACTGCAGTGGCTTCCTAAAATTCGAAGAAGCTCACCAAAAGTGAAGCGCACTGGAGCTTTACTGGAGAGAGTTTTTATGCCTTGTGATATGTATTTCCGCTATACTAGGCATAAAGGTGGAACAGCCGACTTGAAG GTGAAACCTTTGAAGGAGCTTTcattcaattcacataacataacagcAACAATGACATCTCGCCAGTTCCAAGTTATGCTAGATGTCTTGACCAATCTTCTATTTGCCCGGCTTCCAAA GCCTCGAAAAGTTAGTCTGTCGTATCCGGCAGGTGACGATGAAGATGTTGAAGAGGAGGCTGACGAAGTTGTGCCTGATGGTGTTGAAGAGGTAGAGCTGGCAAGAGTGAATCTAGAGCAGAAAGAAAGAGTGCAGAAGTTGATCCAGGATGATATTAGGAAGTTATCTCTTTATAATGATGCATCTGGCGATAGGAACTCGGTAAAGGAAGACGATCTTTGGATTATTACTGGTGGAAGGTCCATATTG GTGCAAAAACTGAAGATAGAGCTGGTAAATGCTCAAAAATCTAGAAAAGCGGCTTCTGCTTCTCTCAGGATGGCTCTACAGAAAGCTGCACAACTTCGATTGATggagaaagaaaagaacaaaagtcCTTCTTGTGCTATGCGTATCTCTTTGCAAATTAATAAAGTGGTTTGGAGCATGCTTGTGGATGGTAAATCATTTGCTGAAGCTGAGATAAATGACATG ATATATGATTTTGACCGTGACTACAAAGATGTTGGTGTTGCTAAGTTCACGACGAAGTACTTTGTTGTGAGAAACTGCTTACCAAATGCCAAGTCTGATATGCTTCTATCCGCATGGAACGCTCCTGCTGAATGGGGAAA AAAAGTGATGCTTCGCGTGGATGCTAAGCAGGGAGCTCCAAAAGATGGAAACTATCCTCTAGAACTATTCCAG GTGGAGATTTACCCCTTAAAGATACATTTGACTGAGACGATGTATAGAATGATGTGGGAGTACTTTTTTCCAGAAGAAGAACAAGACTCCCAGCGCAGGCAG GAAGTTTGGAAGTTTTCCACTACTGCTGGTTCCAGGCGTGCACGGAAAGGCGCATCAATACAGGAAGCACCAATGTCAAGTACCCATCTAACAAAAGATCCTCAGGTCTCCACCAAATCAAGCAATTCTGCATTACCAGTTACATCGGCAAATCAGTTATCCTCTTCTGCTGATTCCTCCCAA GTGTCAAAGTTGCAGAACTTAAAAGCTAATATTGTTTGTGGTTCAACCCCTGAGCTAAGACGAACATCATCCTTTGATAGAATATTGGAAGAAAAGGTAGCTGAATCTGTTGCTGATGAACTTATGCTGCAGATGCACTCCTCAAGTGCTACTTCTTCAACAAGTGGGCCCTTTGCTGGTATTGAGCAGCCAGATGAAGGTAACAGAAACAAATCCAAAGAATCAAAACTAATCAAATCTGGCCGCTCCTCTCATGAAGAGAAAAAGGTGGGTAAGGCGCAGGATGAGAAAAAATCTAGGCCTCGTAGAATGAGAGAATTTCACAATATCAAGATTAGCCAG GTTGAGTTACTTGTTACATATGAAGGATTAAGATTTGCTGTGAGTGATTTGAGATTGCTGATGGATACATTCCATCGTGTTGAATTTACGGGAACCTGGCGGAGGCTATTCTCAAGAGTCAAGAAGCACATCATCTGGGGAGTCCTAAAATCCGTGACAGGAATGCAGGGAAAGAAGTTTAAAGATAAAGCACATAGTCATAAGGAAACTTGTGCTCCTGGCGTTCCTGATATTGATCTTAATCTCAGTGATAGTGATGGTGGTTCAGCTGGAAAATCCGAGCAAAATCCTTTATCCTGGCCTAAGCGTCCCGCTGAGGGTGCAGGTGATGGTTTTGTCACCTCTATAAAAGGCCTTTTCAATTCACAGCGTCGGAAGGCCAAGGCTTTCGTGCTTCGAACAATGAGGGGTGAAGCAGAAAATGAGATTACTGGTGATTGGAGTGAAAGTGAGGGAGATTTCTCTCCATTTGCTAGACAACTAACCATAACAAAAGCCAAGAAGCTGATTAGACGGCATACGAAGAAGTTCCGTTCAAGAGGACCAAAAG GTTTATCTTCTCAACAAAGAGAATCACTTCCTTCGTCACCAAGAGAGACCACCCCATTTGAAAGTGATTCATCTAGTGAATCTTCGCCTTATGAGGATTTCCACGAGTAG